One genomic region from Candidatus Omnitrophota bacterium encodes:
- a CDS encoding D-alanine--D-alanine ligase, producing the protein MTGLGFGKVGVLAGGPSSEREISLRSGNAVYDALIKDGIDAIFLDVKDDIYDIINNNKIDIAFIALHGRFGEDGTVQKILGAAGIPYTGSGAEASGFALDKIVSKEIFNRKGLPVPKGVVFEKSGYNPEDCYRLGFPMVVKPHLEGSSIGLSIVRERGSLKEAVEKAFAFGGRILVEEYIDGRELTVGILDDEPLPVIEIVTRQGVYDYTAKYSDPDTRYLVPAPLEDAVSSRARELGRSAHKALGCRSFSRVDMMLDKSGNIFLLEVNTIPGMTERSLLPKAAGAAGLSFSRLCVKLIENAMKASR; encoded by the coding sequence ATGACGGGATTAGGATTCGGAAAGGTAGGAGTTTTGGCGGGAGGGCCGTCTAGCGAAAGGGAAATTAGCCTGAGATCGGGTAATGCCGTATATGATGCCCTTATTAAAGATGGGATCGATGCGATTTTTCTGGACGTTAAGGATGATATATATGATATAATCAACAACAATAAGATAGATATCGCGTTTATCGCGCTCCACGGCAGATTCGGCGAGGACGGAACGGTCCAGAAAATATTGGGCGCTGCCGGCATACCTTATACAGGGTCAGGAGCTGAAGCCTCAGGTTTTGCCCTGGATAAAATAGTCTCTAAAGAGATATTCAATAGGAAAGGGCTGCCTGTCCCGAAGGGTGTAGTCTTCGAGAAAAGCGGATACAACCCGGAAGACTGTTATCGGCTTGGTTTTCCGATGGTCGTGAAGCCTCATCTGGAAGGCTCCAGTATAGGTCTCTCGATAGTCAGGGAGAGAGGATCTCTGAAAGAGGCGGTAGAGAAGGCTTTTGCATTCGGTGGAAGGATATTGGTTGAAGAGTATATCGACGGCAGAGAGCTGACTGTAGGGATCCTCGACGACGAGCCGCTTCCTGTAATAGAGATAGTCACAAGGCAAGGCGTTTACGATTACACGGCGAAATACAGCGACCCTGATACGAGATATCTCGTACCCGCCCCTCTGGAAGATGCGGTATCCTCCAGAGCCAGGGAGCTCGGCAGGTCCGCGCATAAGGCGCTCGGATGCCGTTCATTCTCGCGCGTCGATATGATGCTGGATAAGTCCGGCAATATATTTTTATTGGAAGTAAATACGATACCCGGGATGACGGAACGGAGCCTCCTGCCGAAAGCGGCCGGTGCCGCAGGATTGAGTTTTAGCCGGTTATGCGTTAAATTGATAGAGAACGCGATGAAGGCAAGTCGATGA
- the murC gene encoding UDP-N-acetylmuramate--L-alanine ligase, producing the protein MLLDNKHIHFVGIGGIGMSAIARVLLEMGYDVSGSDVEANDLTKKLQALGGRIFEGHSASNLPKDAGVLVYSSSISKGNPEMHAARQRKVNIAHRAEILGEIFNCKKGIAVTGTHGKTTTTALIAVMLKECRLKPTVMIGGEVGQFKGNAQAGSGSYVVAEADESDSSFLYLKPFYSVITNMEMEHIDHFKTMDDVKASYRAFIGNTKKGGTVFYNFDDPNIKDILKDVRINKAGFGFSKQADIHPADIKMKGFDTSFKCIFKNKALGEIRLKIPGRHNILNAMAAVLVGIELGLDIKSIAGSIKKFTGAKRRFQVRANIGGVILIEDYAHHPTEIRAVLDACSNLKYKRLIAVFQPHRYTRTLFLVDDFGSAFKGADKLVLTDIYAASEKPLKGVSIRMIYDKVKANGMDDVVVVKKGDIPDHVMKIKKRGDLIVVMGAGDIKKAADALSSRLEENFAEDGSTAKELKGSIKGAVKSAERLAFHSSFRIGGPADLWVEPRDSGELRKVLSFANKRKIPIFVIGNGSNVLARDPGFRGMVVRLNSPSFQRMKIKGRTVCVGAGFSLARLVKIACEKGLGGLESLVGIPGTIGGAIYMNAGGWTNPVFRNIGEFVSSLKVMDYRGKAKMLRRSDMEFGYRSSNLKQYIILEATLKFEKTDAELLVSSLTQFLKMKKEKQSLDVPSAGCVFKNPEKSQFTCGQMIDMLGLKGKRIGGAEISEKHANFVINRRGATCADVLSLIELMKKKVKESYGISLELEIKVI; encoded by the coding sequence ATGCTTCTAGACAATAAACACATACACTTCGTGGGTATCGGCGGGATAGGGATGAGCGCAATCGCGCGCGTCCTTCTGGAAATGGGTTACGATGTGAGCGGCTCGGACGTGGAAGCTAACGACCTCACTAAAAAGCTTCAGGCGCTGGGCGGCAGGATATTCGAGGGACACAGCGCTTCGAACCTCCCGAAGGACGCGGGGGTATTGGTATATTCGTCGTCTATCTCTAAGGGCAATCCGGAAATGCACGCGGCGCGGCAGCGCAAAGTAAATATAGCGCACAGGGCCGAGATCCTGGGAGAGATATTTAACTGCAAGAAGGGTATTGCTGTCACCGGGACGCACGGGAAGACAACAACCACAGCGCTCATAGCCGTTATGTTGAAGGAGTGCAGGCTTAAGCCTACGGTTATGATAGGCGGCGAGGTAGGCCAGTTCAAGGGCAATGCCCAAGCCGGCAGCGGGTCATATGTCGTCGCCGAGGCCGATGAGAGCGACAGCTCATTTTTGTACCTGAAGCCGTTTTATTCCGTAATCACAAATATGGAGATGGAGCATATCGACCATTTTAAGACTATGGATGACGTTAAGGCGTCATATCGCGCTTTTATAGGCAATACGAAAAAGGGAGGGACCGTATTTTACAACTTCGACGATCCCAATATAAAAGATATATTAAAGGATGTCCGGATAAATAAGGCCGGCTTCGGATTTTCCAAACAGGCTGATATCCATCCTGCTGATATAAAGATGAAAGGTTTTGATACATCGTTCAAGTGTATTTTTAAAAATAAGGCGCTCGGGGAGATCCGGCTCAAGATTCCCGGCAGGCATAATATCCTTAACGCCATGGCTGCGGTCCTGGTCGGCATCGAGCTGGGGTTGGATATTAAGTCAATAGCCGGTTCAATTAAAAAATTCACAGGGGCAAAGAGAAGATTCCAGGTCAGGGCGAACATCGGCGGGGTCATACTTATAGAGGATTATGCGCACCATCCTACGGAGATAAGGGCGGTGCTGGACGCATGCAGTAATTTGAAATATAAGAGGCTGATAGCGGTATTCCAGCCGCATCGTTATACGCGGACGCTCTTCCTCGTGGATGATTTCGGGTCTGCTTTTAAAGGAGCCGATAAGCTGGTGCTGACCGACATATACGCCGCAAGCGAAAAGCCGCTTAAAGGCGTTTCGATCAGGATGATATACGATAAGGTAAAGGCGAACGGGATGGATGACGTTGTAGTAGTGAAAAAGGGCGATATCCCGGATCATGTCATGAAGATAAAAAAACGCGGCGACCTGATAGTAGTGATGGGAGCGGGCGATATAAAAAAAGCGGCGGACGCGCTTTCATCCAGGCTGGAAGAGAATTTTGCGGAAGACGGGTCTACGGCTAAGGAATTAAAAGGATCGATCAAGGGCGCCGTTAAGTCGGCTGAGCGCCTTGCGTTCCACTCATCGTTCAGGATAGGCGGGCCGGCAGATCTGTGGGTAGAGCCGCGCGACTCAGGAGAGTTGAGAAAGGTCTTGTCGTTCGCAAACAAGCGCAAGATCCCGATATTTGTAATAGGAAACGGCTCGAATGTCCTGGCCCGCGACCCGGGTTTCAGGGGGATGGTAGTGCGCCTGAACTCGCCGTCTTTTCAGCGCATGAAGATAAAAGGCAGGACTGTATGCGTGGGCGCTGGCTTCAGCCTTGCCAGGCTTGTGAAGATCGCTTGTGAAAAAGGGCTCGGCGGCCTTGAATCACTCGTCGGCATACCAGGCACTATAGGAGGCGCTATATACATGAATGCCGGGGGGTGGACTAACCCCGTATTCAGGAACATCGGAGAATTTGTCTCCTCTTTGAAAGTGATGGACTACAGGGGAAAGGCGAAGATGTTGAGAAGAAGCGACATGGAGTTCGGCTACAGGTCCTCCAATCTCAAACAGTATATTATACTGGAAGCTACGCTGAAATTTGAAAAGACCGACGCCGAATTACTTGTGTCGAGTTTGACACAATTCCTGAAGATGAAGAAAGAGAAGCAATCGCTGGACGTCCCCAGCGCCGGATGCGTCTTTAAAAATCCGGAGAAATCACAGTTTACATGCGGCCAGATGATAGACATGCTTGGCCTCAAAGGAAAGCGTATCGGCGGAGCTGAAATATCCGAGAAACACGCCAACTTCGTTATCAACAGGAGAGGCGCGACGTGCGCAGACGTGCTCTCGCTCATAGAGCTTATGAAGAAGAAGGTAAAGGAAAGTTACGGCATATCGTTGGAATTGGAGATAAAGGTCATATGA
- the murG gene encoding undecaprenyldiphospho-muramoylpentapeptide beta-N-acetylglucosaminyltransferase — MRVLIAAGGSGGHIFPAIALARTLKEEDKDISIKFVGGNRALDRRIFEKEGFDFTLISANKLFYGISWSSAVFAVKLALDLVRSFFIMISYRPDVVVGFGGYVSFPVILSGRVCGRSVIVHEQNVAPGRANKVLFKLADKVAVSFDETRRFMGPHAIKAVFTGNPIRREIFEDDKDLGLSRFGLSRNKSTILVIGGSQGAHFLNEQFIAGMSKVDPAARSSIQVIHLTGVQDYEWADRAYKSLKGLEYRVYSFIDRIEEAYSASDLIVSRSGASALFEIAFFGRPMILVPYPFAMSHQAENAMAFSEKGAAIKIDENALSGDVFKDVITRLLKDKEQLKRLGDAAKRLSVPEASENLAREVLGLIK; from the coding sequence ATGAGGGTCTTGATAGCTGCCGGGGGTTCCGGGGGGCACATATTCCCGGCGATAGCTCTGGCGAGGACGTTAAAAGAGGAAGACAAAGATATATCCATTAAATTCGTCGGCGGCAACAGGGCGCTCGACAGGAGAATATTCGAAAAAGAGGGATTCGACTTTACCCTGATATCGGCAAATAAGTTGTTTTACGGGATATCGTGGTCTTCCGCGGTATTCGCCGTAAAATTGGCGCTTGACCTGGTCAGGTCCTTTTTTATAATGATATCTTATCGCCCGGATGTAGTGGTGGGATTCGGAGGTTATGTTTCGTTTCCCGTCATATTGTCGGGGCGCGTTTGCGGCAGGAGCGTGATAGTTCACGAGCAGAATGTGGCTCCCGGGAGGGCCAATAAGGTTTTATTCAAGCTGGCGGACAAGGTCGCTGTAAGTTTTGACGAGACCAGACGTTTTATGGGGCCGCATGCTATAAAGGCGGTCTTTACCGGGAACCCGATAAGGCGCGAGATATTTGAAGACGATAAAGATCTCGGCCTTAGCAGGTTCGGTTTAAGCAGGAATAAATCTACGATACTTGTAATAGGCGGCAGCCAGGGCGCACATTTCCTGAACGAGCAATTTATTGCCGGCATGTCGAAAGTCGACCCGGCCGCAAGGTCGTCGATCCAGGTGATACACCTGACAGGCGTCCAGGATTATGAATGGGCTGACCGGGCATACAAGTCGCTGAAAGGCCTGGAATACAGGGTCTATTCGTTTATAGACAGGATAGAAGAGGCTTACAGCGCTTCAGACCTGATAGTGTCGAGATCGGGCGCATCGGCCCTTTTTGAGATAGCGTTTTTCGGCAGGCCCATGATACTCGTTCCTTATCCGTTTGCCATGAGCCATCAGGCGGAGAACGCAATGGCCTTTTCCGAAAAAGGAGCGGCGATAAAGATCGATGAAAACGCTCTTTCCGGCGACGTTTTTAAGGATGTCATAACAAGATTACTGAAAGATAAGGAGCAGTTAAAAAGATTAGGGGATGCCGCTAAGCGTCTAAGCGTGCCTGAAGCGTCGGAAAACTTAGCAAGGGAAGTATTAGGTTTGATAAAATGA
- the ftsW gene encoding putative lipid II flippase FtsW, giving the protein MRNVRISIFLIIAILVSFGIVMIYSASAIYAHSSMGDSLYYIKRHIIYLAIGLIMMFAAMSIDINMLKKYSKPIMLTSLALLLLVLVPHIGRETAGARRWFRAGAVNFQPSEFAKIAIIIYMADLIARKGILMKSFLKGYLPAIFILGAMVGLILLEPDLGTAITVSLIAVIMMFAGGVNVAHIAATVLASLPFLYMLLFRVPYRRRRIMTFMNPWADKRGAGFQIIQSFIALGSGGIFGVGLGQSKQKLFYLPASHTDFIFSIIGEELGFVGTAAIVTLFSLFVWQGMKIAFKAIGTFERLVALGIVSLVALEAIINIGVTAGALPTKGLPLPFISYGGSGLIFHLAAVGILLNIAKNCETC; this is encoded by the coding sequence ATGAGAAACGTCAGGATCTCAATATTTTTGATAATCGCAATCCTGGTATCGTTCGGGATCGTTATGATATATTCCGCGAGCGCTATATACGCACATTCGAGCATGGGCGACAGCCTTTATTACATAAAGAGGCATATCATATATCTTGCGATAGGCCTCATAATGATGTTCGCGGCAATGTCCATAGACATAAATATGCTGAAGAAGTATTCAAAACCTATCATGCTGACCTCTCTCGCGCTTCTATTGCTGGTCCTTGTGCCGCATATCGGCAGGGAGACTGCCGGCGCGCGGCGGTGGTTCAGGGCGGGAGCAGTCAATTTCCAGCCGTCAGAATTCGCTAAGATAGCCATAATAATATATATGGCGGACCTGATCGCCCGTAAAGGCATATTGATGAAGAGTTTTCTTAAAGGGTATCTTCCCGCTATATTTATATTAGGCGCGATGGTTGGACTCATATTGCTGGAGCCGGATCTCGGGACCGCGATAACGGTCTCTCTGATAGCGGTAATAATGATGTTTGCGGGCGGCGTGAACGTGGCCCATATAGCGGCCACTGTCCTGGCGAGCCTGCCCTTTCTGTATATGCTGCTTTTCAGGGTCCCTTATCGCAGGAGGCGTATCATGACCTTCATGAACCCCTGGGCCGACAAGAGGGGCGCGGGGTTTCAGATAATACAGTCATTTATAGCGCTCGGATCGGGCGGCATATTCGGAGTGGGCCTAGGGCAGTCCAAACAGAAGCTGTTTTATCTTCCTGCGTCGCATACGGATTTCATATTTTCGATAATCGGCGAAGAGTTGGGATTCGTCGGGACCGCCGCCATAGTCACACTTTTTTCCCTTTTTGTATGGCAGGGCATGAAAATCGCTTTCAAGGCCATCGGGACTTTTGAGAGATTAGTCGCGCTCGGTATCGTTTCGCTGGTCGCGCTGGAAGCGATAATAAACATAGGCGTGACGGCCGGCGCCCTTCCCACAAAAGGATTACCGCTGCCTTTCATAAGTTACGGCGGCAGCGGTTTGATATTCCACCTGGCGGCTGTGGGTATTTTGCTTAACATAGCCAAAAATTGCGAGACGTGCTGA
- the murD gene encoding UDP-N-acetylmuramoyl-L-alanine--D-glutamate ligase gives MDIKGKKVTVVGLGNSGLNAALLLKEYGADVRATDSRDTQAARAAAKKLESLGVKVETGGHTEGFIKGSTLVVLSPGVEDTSPAVKWADKYGIPIIGEMELGSGFCKGRIIAITGTNGKSTVTTLTGEMLKEGLKDVVVCGNIGNSLCGEIKKIRSDTWVVLEVSSFQLERIESFKPHIAIILNITDDHMDRYKKFSGYFNEKLKVFVNQDRGDYLILNNDADNLKNLKDKAGSKVLFYSRLNKDGGSAYLKGEKLFCRVQPGVEKEICSVKDIRLKGLHNIENVLASSLACMLAGVPESSIKKTISGFMGLSHRFETVDTINGVEYVDDSKGTTVDSTYRALESCEKPVILIAGGKDKFSDYSFVKDIIKKKATDIVLIGEAAGRIKAALKDAARTHEAGDMFAAVEKASDLAKEGSMVLLSPMCSSFDMFSSYKERGEVFKKAVARLKDPRIAAKSVR, from the coding sequence ATGGATATAAAAGGTAAAAAAGTAACGGTCGTAGGCCTCGGCAATAGCGGCCTCAATGCAGCGCTTTTATTGAAAGAATACGGAGCAGACGTCAGGGCTACAGATTCCCGGGATACGCAAGCCGCAAGGGCCGCCGCGAAAAAACTCGAATCTCTGGGCGTAAAAGTCGAGACGGGCGGCCATACCGAAGGTTTTATTAAAGGCAGCACGCTTGTAGTGTTGAGCCCCGGCGTTGAAGATACGTCTCCGGCTGTCAAGTGGGCGGATAAATACGGGATACCTATTATAGGAGAGATGGAGCTCGGGTCCGGGTTCTGTAAGGGCAGGATAATAGCTATCACCGGAACTAACGGCAAGAGCACTGTAACGACCCTGACAGGCGAGATGCTGAAAGAAGGCCTCAAAGATGTCGTCGTCTGCGGGAACATAGGAAATTCCCTGTGCGGCGAGATAAAGAAGATAAGGTCCGATACGTGGGTCGTCCTTGAGGTCAGCTCCTTCCAGCTTGAGAGGATAGAGAGCTTCAAGCCTCATATAGCTATAATATTGAATATCACCGATGACCATATGGATAGATACAAAAAATTCAGCGGCTATTTCAATGAAAAACTTAAAGTTTTTGTTAATCAGGACAGAGGTGATTACCTGATATTGAATAATGACGCGGATAATCTGAAGAACCTTAAGGACAAGGCCGGGTCGAAAGTCCTTTTTTACAGCAGGCTGAATAAGGACGGCGGATCAGCTTATCTTAAGGGCGAAAAGCTATTTTGCCGCGTCCAGCCTGGCGTTGAAAAAGAGATATGTTCGGTGAAAGACATCAGGCTTAAAGGGCTGCATAACATCGAGAACGTCCTTGCTTCGTCTCTTGCTTGCATGCTTGCCGGCGTCCCCGAAAGTTCTATCAAAAAGACGATAAGCGGATTTATGGGACTTTCGCACAGGTTCGAGACCGTCGATACGATAAACGGCGTCGAATATGTAGATGATTCTAAAGGAACGACGGTCGATTCAACTTACAGAGCCCTGGAGTCCTGCGAGAAGCCGGTCATATTGATAGCCGGCGGCAAGGATAAGTTTAGCGATTATTCGTTCGTTAAAGACATAATAAAGAAGAAGGCGACCGACATTGTGCTGATAGGGGAGGCTGCGGGGAGGATAAAAGCGGCATTGAAAGACGCGGCGCGGACGCATGAGGCAGGAGACATGTTTGCGGCGGTCGAAAAGGCAAGCGATCTTGCTAAAGAAGGATCCATGGTCCTGCTTTCTCCTATGTGTTCCAGTTTTGATATGTTCAGCTCTTATAAAGAGCGCGGAGAGGTTTTTAAAAAAGCCGTAGCGCGATTGAAGGACCCGCGCATAGCGGCAAAGAGCGTGAGATGA
- the mraY gene encoding phospho-N-acetylmuramoyl-pentapeptide-transferase, with the protein MLYYLFYPLRDLWFGFNVFRYITFRAVMAALTAFVISLILGPVIIKWLKELNFGQNIRKEHVESLYDLHKHKQGTPTMGGVLIILSIVISTLLWADLANKYILATLFSFLWLGAVGFWDDYIKIVKKRNLGLTAGKKFLSQIILGLLVSIFIMLFTPIPNTLYVPFLKNVALNLGAFYILFVILVLTSASNAVNLTDGLDGLAIGCTIIAALTYSVLSYIAGHFSVSEYLHVFYLPSSGELSVFCAAMVGAGLGFLWFNSIPASVFMGDTGSLALGGAIGVVSIFIKKELLLFLVGGIFVIEAASVVLQVVWFKTTKKRLFLMSPIHHHFQLLGWAESKITIRFWIIAIVMALFSLSTLKLQ; encoded by the coding sequence ATGTTATACTACTTATTTTATCCATTGCGGGATCTGTGGTTCGGGTTCAATGTATTCAGATATATTACGTTCAGGGCGGTGATGGCGGCCCTTACGGCTTTCGTAATATCGCTCATACTCGGTCCTGTAATAATAAAGTGGCTTAAAGAGCTTAACTTCGGCCAGAACATAAGAAAAGAACACGTAGAATCCCTTTACGATCTCCATAAACATAAACAGGGCACGCCGACGATGGGCGGCGTCCTGATCATATTGTCCATTGTCATATCGACATTGTTATGGGCCGATCTGGCTAACAAGTATATACTGGCGACGCTCTTCTCGTTCTTATGGCTGGGAGCTGTCGGGTTTTGGGATGATTACATAAAGATAGTTAAGAAGAGGAACCTTGGCCTTACTGCCGGGAAGAAGTTCCTGAGCCAGATAATACTCGGCTTGCTGGTGTCGATATTCATAATGTTATTTACTCCGATACCGAATACGCTGTATGTCCCGTTCCTTAAGAATGTCGCTCTAAATCTGGGGGCATTTTATATACTGTTTGTCATACTGGTATTGACAAGCGCAAGCAATGCGGTCAACCTTACAGACGGCCTGGACGGGCTGGCGATAGGCTGCACGATAATAGCTGCCCTAACGTATTCGGTGCTCAGTTACATCGCGGGCCATTTCAGCGTCAGTGAGTATCTTCACGTATTCTATCTGCCGAGTTCCGGCGAATTATCCGTTTTTTGCGCGGCCATGGTCGGGGCAGGGTTGGGATTTTTATGGTTCAATTCAATACCCGCGAGCGTATTCATGGGGGATACCGGTTCTCTCGCGCTGGGCGGAGCAATAGGGGTCGTATCGATATTCATAAAGAAGGAACTGCTCCTGTTCCTCGTGGGCGGAATATTTGTCATAGAGGCGGCATCGGTAGTGCTGCAGGTGGTATGGTTCAAGACCACCAAGAAGAGGCTGTTCCTCATGTCGCCGATCCATCATCACTTTCAGCTTTTGGGATGGGCAGAGTCGAAGATAACTATACGCTTCTGGATAATTGCAATAGTGATGGCGCTCTTCAGCTTATCGACGCTGAAGTTGCAGTAA
- the murF gene encoding UDP-N-acetylmuramoyl-tripeptide--D-alanyl-D-alanine ligase has translation MKVRDIVKAVNGKLLSGSHDADIDLSVVSTDSRAVGKGGFFIALKGPNFNGNDFVSDALNKGAAGALVSDRDLVNAACGKIIIFAEDTTKALQDIAAAHRGKFSIPVIAVTGSNGKTTVKDMIWAVLSQKYNVLKNEGTHNNHIGVPQTLLKLKPYHDICVLELGTNHKGEIASLAAMVRPTFAVMTNIGPSHLQYFRDLDGVFKAKMELLDFLEEKGVLVVNGDDEYLADIKDNRFRIAHYGMGKSNDFTAGAVSFGKTKTDFTINREVAFGLNVLGMHNVYNALAAIAVAYCFGIGSRTAKKALERYSPANMRLDLKKIRGVDVINDSYNSNPLSMKFALETIRNYPARAKWVVSGDMLELGDESIDLHKGIGNYIAKAGVDGLLTFGDLSKHTLDQARRSGMRRDRLWHCSSHDEIARVLQKIVKKGDAVLLKGSRSMKMEEVLNKLTR, from the coding sequence ATGAAAGTCAGGGATATAGTAAAAGCGGTAAACGGCAAATTGTTATCCGGAAGCCACGACGCCGATATAGATCTTTCAGTCGTCTCTACGGATTCAAGGGCTGTGGGTAAAGGCGGATTCTTTATAGCGCTTAAGGGGCCGAATTTCAACGGCAATGATTTTGTGTCAGACGCCTTAAATAAAGGTGCCGCCGGCGCGCTCGTTTCAGACCGCGATCTGGTCAATGCCGCCTGCGGAAAGATAATAATATTTGCCGAAGATACGACTAAAGCCCTGCAGGATATAGCAGCCGCTCATCGCGGCAAGTTTTCCATTCCCGTCATAGCTGTGACAGGATCGAACGGAAAAACTACGGTCAAGGATATGATATGGGCCGTATTATCCCAAAAGTATAATGTATTGAAAAATGAGGGGACGCATAATAACCACATAGGCGTTCCTCAAACACTGCTCAAATTGAAACCTTACCATGATATCTGTGTCCTGGAACTCGGCACGAATCACAAAGGCGAGATAGCGTCGCTGGCAGCCATGGTTAGGCCGACATTCGCTGTGATGACAAATATAGGGCCGTCGCACCTGCAATATTTCCGGGATCTGGATGGAGTGTTTAAAGCGAAGATGGAGCTCCTGGATTTTCTGGAAGAGAAAGGCGTGTTAGTCGTAAACGGGGACGATGAATATTTAGCAGACATAAAAGACAATCGGTTCAGGATAGCGCATTACGGGATGGGTAAGTCCAATGATTTTACGGCAGGCGCCGTTTCCTTCGGCAAGACAAAGACGGATTTTACGATAAATAGAGAGGTGGCTTTTGGATTGAACGTCCTGGGCATGCACAACGTATATAATGCCCTTGCCGCTATAGCGGTCGCGTATTGCTTCGGCATAGGCAGCAGGACGGCAAAAAAAGCGCTTGAAAGGTATAGCCCGGCCAACATGAGACTCGACCTGAAGAAGATAAGAGGCGTCGATGTGATAAACGACTCTTATAATTCGAATCCGCTATCGATGAAATTCGCCCTGGAAACGATAAGGAACTATCCCGCCAGGGCAAAGTGGGTCGTATCCGGCGACATGCTCGAGCTCGGCGATGAGAGCATTGATCTTCATAAAGGCATCGGCAACTATATCGCGAAGGCGGGCGTAGACGGCCTTTTGACGTTCGGCGATCTTTCAAAGCATACTCTGGATCAGGCCAGGAGGTCTGGTATGCGCCGCGACAGGCTGTGGCATTGCTCGAGCCACGATGAGATAGCGCGCGTACTGCAGAAGATCGTCAAAAAAGGGGATGCCGTGCTTTTGAAAGGTTCGAGGTCGATGAAGATGGAAGAAGTGCTGAATAAACTGACAAGGTAA
- a CDS encoding UDP-N-acetylmuramoyl-L-alanyl-D-glutamate--2,6-diaminopimelate ligase, with product MHLKDVLKGIVFSTKDDISGLDIGKVACDSRSVDKGGLFVAVRGYSVNGSRYINEAVNKGAAVIVAEEDFNAPKKVKKILIYDTRSSLPIIAGNFYNHPSKKLKTIGVTGTNGKTTITYIMENIVKVGGKGAGVIGTVNYRMNKKVLPSKNTTPGPLELQSMLSDMMKCGLSHAVMEVSSHALDQNRVDCVSFDAGIFTNITREHLDYHKTVDNYFKAKSRLFDRLKDDGAAILNSDDRKVASLRSAIKNRVVTYGIKKDADVIAKDIGLSLNGSVFTARTPKGNLKVRSKLMGMHNISNILAAVAASLALGIDPDAIIKGVESTISVPGRLEPVDEGQPFKVLVDYAHTEDALSNVLSLLKKTAPEKIITVFGCGGNRDAQKRPFMGRVACRLSDYVVITSDNPRFEEPSAIIGEIEEGVKKEFENYDVIVDRRKAIEKAIRKASAGDIVIIAGKGHENCQIVKDKVYPFDDREIAREILKGRK from the coding sequence ATGCATTTAAAAGATGTCCTTAAGGGAATAGTCTTTAGCACGAAAGACGATATATCGGGGCTGGATATAGGTAAAGTGGCCTGCGATTCCCGTTCTGTCGATAAGGGCGGCCTCTTTGTTGCGGTAAGGGGATATTCGGTCAACGGCTCCCGTTATATAAATGAAGCTGTAAATAAAGGCGCCGCGGTAATAGTGGCCGAAGAAGATTTTAACGCGCCTAAAAAAGTTAAGAAGATATTGATATACGATACGCGCTCAAGCCTTCCTATCATCGCCGGGAATTTTTACAATCATCCGTCAAAAAAACTTAAGACGATAGGTGTTACGGGGACGAACGGGAAGACGACGATAACATATATAATGGAAAATATAGTTAAGGTGGGCGGCAAAGGCGCCGGCGTCATAGGGACCGTGAACTACAGGATGAATAAGAAGGTCCTGCCTTCAAAGAATACTACACCCGGCCCGCTCGAGCTGCAGTCCATGCTCTCTGATATGATGAAATGCGGGCTGAGCCATGCCGTTATGGAGGTGTCGAGCCATGCCCTGGACCAGAACAGGGTGGACTGCGTCTCATTCGACGCGGGGATATTTACCAATATTACCCGAGAGCACCTCGATTACCATAAGACCGTAGACAATTATTTTAAGGCAAAGTCGAGGCTCTTCGATCGACTGAAAGACGATGGAGCCGCGATATTGAACAGCGACGACAGGAAGGTAGCGTCTTTAAGGTCCGCCATAAAGAACAGAGTGGTCACCTACGGTATAAAGAAGGATGCGGACGTAATAGCCAAAGACATAGGGCTTTCGCTGAACGGATCTGTTTTTACGGCCAGGACTCCAAAAGGCAATCTTAAGGTACGCTCCAAATTGATGGGCATGCATAACATATCAAATATTCTCGCGGCTGTGGCGGCGTCTTTAGCGTTGGGCATCGACCCGGATGCAATAATAAAAGGTGTTGAGTCGACCATTTCTGTCCCGGGAAGGCTGGAACCTGTGGATGAAGGGCAGCCTTTCAAAGTGTTGGTCGATTACGCGCATACCGAGGACGCGCTCTCTAACGTATTGAGCCTCCTGAAAAAAACCGCGCCGGAAAAGATAATAACCGTCTTCGGCTGCGGCGGCAACAGGGACGCTCAAAAGAGGCCGTTTATGGGAAGGGTAGCGTGCAGATTATCCGACTATGTCGTGATAACATCCGACAATCCGAGGTTTGAGGAGCCTTCCGCCATAATAGGCGAGATAGAGGAAGGCGTCAAAAAAGAGTTCGAAAATTACGATGTAATCGTTGACAGGCGCAAGGCTATAGAGAAAGCGATAAGAAAAGCGTCGGCGGGAGACATAGTCATCATCGCGGGTAAGGGTCACGAGAATTGCCAGATAGTAAAGGATAAGGTTTATCCGTTCGATGACCGCGAAATAGCCAGAGAGATACTAAAGGGGCGGAAATGA